Proteins encoded together in one Micromonospora kangleipakensis window:
- a CDS encoding PspC domain-containing protein gives MTEDAARPPLPGAAPPDGPPPPPAPTPAPTTQAGSEQGAPPAGDAAADPSWSAAGRATPPPGASAAGAEPLGNPPPGYAPPPGGVGFTSRYGLVRPREGRYLAGVCAAIGRATNTDPVLWRVLLAVLGFFGGIGILIYVAAWLIIPGEGDTASPVESMLGRGRSSMSPVTVIVLSILVAVSFGYIVTDAFRAVLLGAAILIGGALLLNRERRGPAGPAAASGPPATPPGPVPPVSWPAPGMYAPPAPAPTSGLPAWSVPAAGPAPAGPWEAVRPQPAPAPAAGPGTVEPPAWGGPERADTLPEWSGAAQPEVPARPGTTPGGEPAARPTTGAGAEAPVWPAAPTVGEPVPAPPTAPLPPTGYRAPFAPRGPYAGPYPPMPPQPPARAPKPPKRPKERSPLGTVTFSLIFLSLGVVAVLDLLDVFPVGAAGYFAAALATIGLGLLVGTWFGRARWLIALGLVTAAALGVATVAESYDRVRGIDGDVTWAPTDYRDLATRYENNFGDAVLDLRGVDFDKKETQIVVAINFGEATVVVPPNVDVTTVADVNAGDATVFGRRSGGLDGNLRESTDVGPDGPGGGKLRLLIHVNAGNLEVTR, from the coding sequence ATGACCGAGGACGCTGCCCGTCCGCCCCTGCCCGGGGCGGCACCGCCGGACGGGCCACCGCCACCCCCGGCGCCGACACCGGCGCCCACCACCCAGGCCGGTTCGGAGCAGGGCGCCCCGCCGGCCGGGGACGCCGCCGCCGACCCGTCGTGGTCGGCCGCCGGACGCGCCACCCCACCGCCGGGCGCGTCGGCCGCCGGCGCCGAGCCGCTCGGCAACCCGCCACCCGGGTACGCTCCGCCGCCCGGCGGCGTCGGCTTCACCTCCCGGTACGGGCTGGTCCGCCCCCGCGAAGGCCGCTACCTGGCCGGCGTCTGCGCGGCGATCGGCCGGGCCACCAACACCGACCCGGTGCTCTGGCGGGTGCTGCTCGCCGTGCTGGGCTTCTTCGGCGGCATCGGCATCCTGATCTACGTCGCCGCCTGGCTGATCATCCCCGGCGAGGGGGACACCGCCTCCCCGGTGGAGTCGATGCTCGGCCGGGGCCGGTCCAGCATGTCGCCGGTCACCGTCATCGTGCTCAGCATCCTGGTCGCGGTCAGCTTCGGCTACATCGTCACCGACGCGTTCCGGGCCGTCCTGCTCGGCGCGGCCATCCTGATCGGCGGCGCGCTGCTGCTCAACCGGGAACGCCGGGGGCCGGCGGGCCCGGCGGCCGCGTCCGGCCCGCCCGCGACGCCTCCCGGGCCCGTGCCGCCGGTGAGCTGGCCGGCCCCGGGGATGTACGCCCCGCCCGCCCCCGCCCCGACCTCGGGCCTGCCGGCCTGGTCGGTCCCGGCCGCCGGTCCCGCCCCGGCGGGGCCGTGGGAGGCCGTCCGGCCACAGCCCGCGCCGGCTCCGGCCGCCGGCCCCGGCACCGTCGAGCCGCCCGCCTGGGGCGGCCCGGAGCGGGCCGACACGCTGCCGGAGTGGTCCGGAGCGGCGCAGCCCGAGGTGCCGGCCCGGCCCGGGACGACGCCGGGCGGCGAGCCGGCCGCCCGGCCCACCACGGGAGCCGGCGCGGAGGCGCCGGTCTGGCCCGCCGCGCCGACGGTCGGCGAGCCGGTCCCCGCACCGCCCACCGCGCCGCTGCCGCCGACCGGGTACCGGGCGCCGTTCGCCCCCCGCGGCCCGTACGCCGGGCCGTACCCGCCGATGCCGCCGCAGCCGCCGGCCCGGGCCCCCAAGCCGCCCAAGCGGCCGAAGGAACGCTCCCCGCTCGGCACGGTGACGTTCTCGCTGATCTTCCTCTCGCTGGGCGTGGTCGCCGTGCTCGACCTGCTGGACGTCTTTCCGGTGGGCGCGGCCGGGTACTTCGCCGCGGCGCTGGCCACGATCGGGCTCGGGCTGCTGGTCGGCACCTGGTTCGGCCGGGCGCGCTGGCTGATCGCGCTCGGCCTGGTGACCGCGGCGGCGCTCGGCGTCGCCACCGTCGCCGAGTCCTACGACCGGGTACGCGGCATCGACGGCGACGTGACCTGGGCCCCGACGGACTACCGCGACCTGGCGACCCGGTACGAGAACAACTTCGGCGACGCCGTGCTCGACCTGCGCGGGGTCGACTTCGACAAGAAGGAGACGCAGATCGTGGTGGCGATCAACTTCGGCGAGGCGACCGTGGTGGTGCCGCCGAACGTCGACGTCACCACGGTGGCCGACGTGAACGCCGGAGACGCCACCGTCTTCGGCCGGCGCTCCGGCGGGCTGGACGGCAACCTCCGGGAGAGCACCGACGTCGGCCCGGACGGCCCCGGCGGTGGCAAGCTGCGGCTGCTCATCCACGTCAACGCCGGCAACCTGGAGGTGACCCGGTGA
- a CDS encoding response regulator, translated as MAEHGPVEGAQPRDGRLRVFLVDDHAMFRAGVRAELGGHVEVVGEASTVTEAVNRIAATQPDVVLLDVHMPDGGGRAVLDAMRRTHPQVKFLALSVSDAAEDVIGLIRAGARGYVTKTISPDELTDAIRRVADGDAVFSPRLAGFVLDAFAARPDAPVADPELDQLTNREREVLRLLARGYAYKEIAKELFISIKTVETHVSNVLRKLQMSNRYELSRWAADRRLV; from the coding sequence ATGGCCGAGCACGGACCGGTCGAGGGGGCGCAGCCCCGGGACGGGCGGCTGCGGGTGTTCCTCGTCGACGACCACGCGATGTTCCGGGCGGGCGTACGCGCCGAGCTGGGCGGCCACGTGGAGGTGGTGGGCGAGGCGAGCACGGTGACCGAGGCGGTCAACCGGATCGCCGCCACCCAGCCCGACGTGGTGCTGCTCGACGTGCACATGCCGGACGGCGGTGGCCGGGCGGTGCTGGACGCGATGCGGCGTACCCATCCGCAGGTGAAGTTCCTCGCGCTGAGCGTGTCGGACGCGGCCGAGGACGTGATAGGGCTGATCCGGGCCGGCGCCCGGGGGTACGTCACGAAGACCATCTCGCCGGACGAGCTGACCGACGCCATCCGGCGGGTGGCGGACGGCGACGCGGTGTTCAGCCCGCGGCTGGCCGGGTTCGTGCTGGACGCGTTCGCGGCCCGGCCGGACGCGCCGGTCGCCGATCCGGAGCTGGACCAGCTCACCAACCGGGAGCGCGAGGTGCTCCGGCTGCTGGCCCGGGGGTACGCGTACAAGGAGATCGCCAAGGAGCTGTTCATCTCGATCAAGACGGTCGAGACGCACGTGTCGAACGTGCTCCGCAAGCTCCAGATGTCCAACCGTTACGAGCTGTCCCGCTGGGCGGCGGACCGCCGCCTGGTCTGA
- a CDS encoding ATP-binding protein, giving the protein MPRPTTGEFPISSTVTPPPPRLYRAPEHRLAAGVAAGIADHLGISVVRVRVAFMVLLGLSGLGLLLYAAFWAVVPLRPGDAVPPRRDLAQLLPFVAIGLGVLLTQVMVFDSVGAAGTAGWLVAIIAVGAGVIWHQSAPERRRQWGESMPVPWLGAVVEESDRRAFVLRFIGGGVLVAVGIIGVAAVYSPAQNFDAVINGVIFALVGLAGVGVVAAPVLWRTWNQLRSEREGRIREQERAELAAMVHDQVLHTLALIQRNASDVKTVQRLARGQERSLRNWLYKPTGSPTERFAAALEQAAAEVEDTFAITVEAVVVGDRETDERVGALVAAAREALVNAARHAAVQTVSLYAEVEPDQVSVFVRDRGKGFDPDTVEDHRHGVRGSIIGRMKRHGGRAEIRSEPGEGTEVRLILPITGAGSATERDR; this is encoded by the coding sequence GTGCCTCGTCCCACCACCGGGGAGTTTCCGATCAGCAGCACCGTGACCCCACCCCCGCCGCGGCTCTACCGTGCCCCCGAGCACCGGCTGGCCGCGGGGGTGGCTGCCGGCATCGCCGACCACCTCGGCATCTCCGTGGTTCGCGTCCGGGTGGCCTTCATGGTGCTGCTCGGGCTGAGCGGCCTCGGCCTGCTGCTCTACGCGGCCTTCTGGGCGGTGGTCCCGCTGCGCCCGGGCGACGCCGTACCGCCCCGCCGGGACCTCGCCCAGCTCCTGCCCTTCGTCGCGATCGGGCTGGGCGTGCTGCTGACGCAGGTGATGGTCTTCGATTCGGTGGGCGCGGCCGGCACCGCCGGCTGGCTGGTTGCGATCATCGCGGTCGGCGCCGGGGTGATCTGGCACCAGTCCGCCCCGGAGCGCCGCCGGCAGTGGGGCGAGTCGATGCCGGTGCCGTGGCTCGGCGCGGTGGTGGAGGAGAGCGACCGGCGGGCCTTCGTGCTCCGCTTCATCGGCGGCGGCGTGCTGGTCGCGGTCGGCATCATCGGCGTGGCGGCGGTCTACTCGCCGGCGCAGAACTTCGACGCCGTGATCAATGGCGTGATCTTCGCGCTGGTCGGGCTGGCCGGCGTCGGCGTGGTGGCCGCGCCCGTGCTCTGGCGGACCTGGAACCAGCTCCGCTCGGAGCGGGAGGGGCGCATCCGCGAGCAGGAGCGTGCCGAGCTGGCCGCGATGGTGCACGACCAGGTGCTGCACACCCTGGCCCTGATCCAGCGCAACGCCAGCGACGTCAAGACGGTCCAGCGGCTGGCCCGGGGCCAGGAACGGTCGCTGCGGAACTGGCTCTACAAGCCGACCGGCTCGCCGACCGAGCGCTTCGCCGCGGCCCTCGAGCAGGCCGCCGCCGAGGTGGAGGACACCTTCGCCATCACGGTGGAGGCGGTGGTGGTCGGCGACCGGGAGACCGACGAGCGGGTCGGCGCGCTGGTCGCCGCGGCCCGGGAGGCGCTGGTGAACGCCGCCCGGCACGCCGCGGTCCAGACGGTCTCGCTCTACGCCGAGGTGGAGCCGGACCAGGTCAGCGTCTTCGTGCGGGACCGGGGCAAGGGCTTCGACCCGGATACGGTGGAGGATCACCGGCACGGCGTCCGAGGGTCGATCATCGGACGGATGAAGCGGCACGGTGGCCGGGCGGAGATCCGGTCCGAGCCGGGGGAGGGGACCGAGGTCCGGCTGATCCTGCCGATCACCGGCGCCGGCTCCGCGACGGAAAGGGACAGATGA
- a CDS encoding PIG-L deacetylase family protein — MSFPASAPALPDVHRALAVFAHPDDVDFACAGTIAGWVDEGVEVAYLIATRGDSGGFDDTPREEMPRLREREQRAAAAVVGVHRVDFLDGHADGTLTPSLALRRQVAAAIRRFRPDRVLTSSPLRRWEHLAGPSHPDHLAVGEATTCAVYPDARNCFAFPELLAEGLEPWVVREIWYAGGPAPDHAVDVTAYVDRKVAAMRAHRSQTAHFDVETWIRDRLTTVAENAGLPAGRLAEAFTVLRTE, encoded by the coding sequence GTGAGCTTCCCTGCCTCCGCTCCGGCGCTCCCCGACGTCCATCGGGCACTGGCCGTATTTGCCCATCCGGACGATGTCGACTTCGCCTGTGCGGGCACCATTGCCGGCTGGGTGGACGAGGGCGTCGAGGTCGCGTACCTCATCGCCACCCGGGGTGACTCCGGTGGCTTCGACGACACGCCGCGCGAGGAGATGCCCCGGCTGCGCGAACGGGAGCAGCGAGCCGCCGCCGCCGTGGTCGGCGTACACCGGGTCGACTTCCTCGACGGCCACGCCGACGGGACGCTCACCCCCAGCCTCGCCCTGCGCCGGCAGGTCGCCGCGGCGATCCGGCGCTTCCGGCCGGACCGGGTGCTCACCAGCTCGCCGCTGCGCCGCTGGGAGCACCTCGCCGGGCCGAGCCACCCGGACCACCTGGCGGTCGGCGAGGCCACCACCTGCGCGGTCTACCCGGACGCGCGCAACTGCTTCGCCTTCCCGGAGCTGCTGGCCGAGGGGCTGGAGCCGTGGGTGGTCCGGGAGATCTGGTACGCCGGCGGCCCCGCTCCGGACCACGCCGTGGACGTCACCGCGTACGTCGACCGGAAGGTCGCCGCGATGCGGGCCCACCGTTCGCAGACCGCGCACTTCGACGTGGAGACCTGGATACGCGACCGGCTCACCACCGTGGCCGAGAACGCCGGCCTGCCCGCCGGCCGGCTGGCCGAGGCGTTCACCGTGCTCCGCACCGAGTGA